One genomic segment of Brevibacillus laterosporus LMG 15441 includes these proteins:
- the spoVAE gene encoding stage V sporulation protein AE — translation MSIFIWAFIVGGIICVIGQLLMDVAKLTPAHTMSTLVVVGAIMDGLGWYEPLIKWAGAGVTVPITSFGNALVHGALEEMQRDGIVGIITGIFEVTSAGISAAIIFGFLGAVVFKPKS, via the coding sequence GTGAGCATCTTTATTTGGGCATTTATTGTTGGAGGCATCATCTGTGTCATCGGTCAATTATTGATGGATGTTGCCAAATTAACACCTGCTCATACCATGTCTACCCTAGTGGTAGTTGGAGCTATTATGGATGGACTAGGTTGGTATGAACCGTTAATCAAATGGGCCGGAGCCGGTGTTACGGTCCCCATTACAAGTTTTGGGAATGCTCTAGTACATGGGGCTTTGGAAGAAATGCAACGGGATGGTATTGTCGGGATTATTACAGGCATTTTTGAAGTAACCAGTGCAGGTATTTCGGCAGCCATTATTTTTGGTTTTTTAGGCGCAGTTGTATTTAAACCAAAGAGTTAG
- a CDS encoding DUF1657 domain-containing protein — MTVASSVKQTLASLKGAQADLETFALSTQNKQAKQAFTKSAEQAQTIIDQLESRVQQLEQEEPQYKGF, encoded by the coding sequence ATGACAGTAGCTTCTTCAGTAAAACAAACCCTGGCTAGCTTAAAAGGTGCACAGGCCGATTTAGAAACCTTTGCATTAAGTACACAAAATAAACAAGCAAAGCAAGCTTTTACAAAATCTGCCGAACAAGCACAAACCATTATTGACCAACTGGAATCTCGTGTTCAACAGTTAGAACAAGAGGAACCTCAGTATAAGGGCTTCTAG
- a CDS encoding winged helix-turn-helix domain-containing protein yields MRRNGVEIELTKKEFDIIELLATNPGQVFSKEQIFEKIWGYDSDRMLRR; encoded by the coding sequence ATGAGGAGAAATGGAGTTGAAATCGAACTGACGAAAAAGGAGTTTGATATTATCGAGCTTTTAGCAACAAATCCTGGACAAGTCTTTTCGAAAGAACAAATTTTTGAAAAAATCTGGGGGTACGATAGCGACAGAATGTTACGACGGTAA
- a CDS encoding ATP-binding cassette domain-containing protein has protein sequence MKQRLGIAQSLLNNPRIVILDEPANGLDPMGMRELRELITRLKESLGITFFIAIYLMNFKKNATGM, from the coding sequence ATGAAGCAACGGTTAGGAATTGCTCAATCACTATTAAATAACCCTCGCATTGTCATATTGGATGAACCTGCAAACGGACTCGACCCTATGGGGATGAGAGAGCTAAGAGAACTAATCACGAGACTAAAAGAAAGCCTCGGTATTACATTCTTTATAGCTATTTACTTGATGAACTTCAAAAAAAATGCAACCGGTATGTGA
- a CDS encoding RNA polymerase sigma factor: protein MECNHEVERLFVHYKNDIYNYLVYYTGRTDVEDLVQEVFIKVLTNLHRFEYKSNPKTWLFSIARHAAIDFYRKKKVKKLLSGKLFHHLISTQKTPDEALEASEESRELHTAISKLKKAYRDVVILRGIQRLTGAETAEILGWSQTRVNVTMHRAMKQLEKELLHSAKGGIRHESFS, encoded by the coding sequence GTGGAGTGCAATCATGAGGTCGAACGCTTATTTGTTCATTACAAAAATGATATTTACAATTACCTTGTCTATTACACAGGAAGAACAGATGTCGAGGATTTGGTGCAGGAGGTGTTTATCAAAGTATTAACCAATTTACATCGTTTTGAGTACAAGTCTAATCCCAAAACATGGCTCTTTAGCATTGCACGACATGCTGCGATTGACTTTTACCGAAAGAAAAAGGTAAAAAAGCTACTAAGTGGGAAACTATTCCACCATCTTATCTCAACTCAAAAAACGCCAGACGAGGCTCTGGAAGCAAGCGAAGAAAGCAGGGAGCTACATACAGCAATCAGCAAGCTAAAAAAAGCTTATCGCGACGTTGTGATACTGAGAGGAATTCAGCGTCTAACCGGAGCTGAAACCGCTGAAATATTAGGATGGAGTCAAACGAGGGTAAATGTCACGATGCACAGGGCAATGAAACAACTGGAAAAAGAACTGCTCCATTCTGCAAAGGGAGGAATTAGACATGAATCTTTCTCATGA
- a CDS encoding DUF4870 domain-containing protein, with translation MKGNHILSSLCYLSVFFAPFLLPIIVYFVGDHAVKVHAKKALWTHLIPYVTLVIGLVVSGTIGLNQGTETAVGFSIIATYGITAIVMIYYFIWNIVKGVKVLNEM, from the coding sequence ATGAAAGGAAATCATATTTTATCTTCTTTATGCTACTTAAGTGTCTTTTTTGCTCCATTTTTATTACCGATTATTGTTTATTTCGTAGGTGACCATGCGGTTAAAGTTCATGCTAAAAAAGCGCTGTGGACGCATCTTATTCCGTATGTAACCCTAGTTATTGGCCTTGTAGTATCAGGAACCATTGGCTTGAATCAAGGAACAGAGACAGCAGTGGGATTTAGTATCATCGCTACCTATGGTATTACTGCAATTGTAATGATTTACTATTTCATTTGGAATATTGTAAAAGGTGTAAAGGTATTAAATGAAATGTAA
- a CDS encoding cupin domain-containing protein, giving the protein MYPRPCNYYQWNNPSYNHNWGYNWYPNYYNWNNNGNPYYRSILLKDYGSKPFVVNIAKAAKQNNTYRTALWTGKHFQVTLMSINVGDDIGLEVHPNTDQFIRIEEGQGLVQMGNSKDKLDFQKMAYDGYAIMIPAGTWHNVTNTGKKPLKIYVIYAPPEHPYGTVHKTKADAMSAEGGQ; this is encoded by the coding sequence ATGTACCCTAGACCATGCAATTACTATCAATGGAATAATCCAAGTTATAACCATAATTGGGGTTATAATTGGTATCCGAATTATTACAATTGGAATAACAACGGGAATCCTTATTATAGAAGCATCCTTTTAAAAGATTATGGATCAAAACCATTTGTAGTGAATATTGCGAAAGCTGCTAAGCAAAACAATACTTACCGCACCGCTTTATGGACAGGGAAGCACTTCCAAGTGACGCTGATGAGTATTAATGTTGGAGATGACATTGGTTTAGAAGTCCATCCGAATACTGATCAATTCATACGCATTGAAGAAGGCCAGGGACTTGTTCAAATGGGGAATAGCAAAGATAAATTAGACTTTCAAAAAATGGCCTATGATGGTTATGCAATTATGATACCAGCTGGAACATGGCACAATGTAACCAATACGGGGAAGAAGCCACTGAAAATTTACGTTATCTATGCTCCGCCTGAGCATCCATATGGTACTGTTCATAAAACAAAGGCAGATGCCATGTCTGCAGAAGGGGGTCAATAG
- a CDS encoding aminoglycoside 6-adenylyltransferase: protein MERVIRAVTLEESRTNPNVPKDLFQDFDISYLVTDVDYWVKRPSAAFFADCCNEFWWVSTYVAKGLWRREILYALDHLNRYVRPMLLTMLEWKVGIQTDFSISVGKNSKYLEKYLSEQCWESLLSTYADGSYEGSWKALFTMGELFRSTAKYVADHLHYTYPQDDDQRVTAFLKHVQTLPLDATKIY, encoded by the coding sequence TTGGAAAGGGTCATTCGTGCAGTAACGCTAGAAGAATCACGGACGAATCCAAATGTGCCCAAGGACCTGTTTCAGGATTTTGATATTAGCTATCTAGTGACCGATGTAGATTATTGGGTAAAGCGTCCGTCAGCTGCATTTTTTGCAGATTGCTGCAATGAATTCTGGTGGGTCTCTACTTATGTAGCAAAAGGATTATGGAGAAGAGAAATTCTTTACGCCCTGGACCACCTTAACAGATATGTGAGGCCGATGCTGTTGACAATGCTGGAATGGAAGGTTGGTATCCAAACGGACTTTTCAATTAGTGTAGGAAAAAATAGCAAATATTTGGAGAAATATCTTTCAGAGCAATGCTGGGAATCCCTTCTATCCACCTATGCCGATGGGAGCTACGAAGGTTCATGGAAAGCGCTCTTTACGATGGGGGAATTATTTCGAAGTACAGCAAAATATGTAGCAGATCACTTGCACTATACCTATCCTCAGGATGATGATCAGCGTGTTACGGCTTTTTTAAAGCATGTCCAAACATTGCCCTTGGATGCCACCAAAATCTACTGA
- a CDS encoding GNAT family N-acetyltransferase, which yields MILREALVSEAEELSQLALDSKATWDYDEAFILACKEDLTINQAYIEKNHVYVLEKEGRVIGFFSFVRKKLDSLDFLYMHRDYKGQGYGSILWSFVKEKAIELGIDKFTIDSDPHAKGFYLKMGARQIGEIPSTVWKDRMLPLLQYEL from the coding sequence ATGATACTTAGAGAGGCCCTTGTATCGGAAGCAGAGGAACTAAGCCAACTTGCTCTAGATTCTAAGGCAACATGGGATTATGACGAGGCGTTTATTTTAGCTTGTAAAGAGGACTTAACCATAAACCAAGCATACATAGAAAAAAATCATGTTTATGTGCTAGAAAAGGAAGGCAGAGTCATTGGCTTTTTTTCATTTGTGAGGAAAAAGCTTGATAGCCTCGATTTCCTTTACATGCATCGGGACTATAAGGGGCAGGGATACGGTAGCATTTTATGGAGCTTTGTAAAAGAAAAAGCAATTGAATTAGGAATAGACAAATTTACGATTGACAGCGATCCTCATGCAAAAGGATTTTATTTAAAAATGGGAGCTAGACAAATAGGAGAAATACCTTCTACTGTGTGGAAAGATAGGATGCTGCCATTATTGCAGTATGAGCTCTAA